Proteins encoded by one window of Glycine soja cultivar W05 chromosome 15, ASM419377v2, whole genome shotgun sequence:
- the LOC114387793 gene encoding probable serine/threonine-protein kinase DDB_G0280111 isoform X1: MWRFKPFSHKEQTGLEGRTIDVSNLKINIIKAIAEGGFSCVYLARDAVHMSKQYALKHMICNDEESLGLVKKEISVMKMLAGHPNVVTLHAHAIVDMGRTKEAFVVMEFCERSLVNVLESRGAGYFDEKQVLLIFRDVCNAVLAMHCQSPPIAHRDLKAENLLLGSDGLWKLCDFGSTSTNHKRFEKPEEMGIEEDNIRKYTTPAYRAPEMWDLFLREVINEKVDIWALGCLLFRICYFKSAFDGESKLQVLNGNYRIPELPKYTSPVTDLIREMLQARPDDRPDITQVWFRVNEQLPINLQKSLPDRPPESPSSNNHEGVSMPSNRSPPMPRRNPPPPPSSGEPKTSPQPPPASRGGGSGGALGAFWSTQHAKESLVAEDKSKPIFDEEPSSHHISPKHDRILPENEQLPKNVGPNKVVNTQTHTVKSSTHGKLHKPDTVPSKDFEINLFKDKDRVRESTTNFQNQAFNTFVAEFDTTKLNSGLSNKPEREQALEAEVEKLKEQLKEANLEKAEITSKYEKLSAICRSQRQELQDLKQALTARTPSPSRDGLKTSPAVTSSASASASANKSWHAFPEEPQQQKSFSAENTSKSVRVKNGQQNKQPVALATDFDSWGFGSDSFSAVPAGSPHMQRPSSAGTKSQAFGEANKSTSQPAGWAGF, encoded by the exons ATGTGGAGATTTAAGCCATTCAGTCACAAAGAACAGACTGGTCTTGAAGGCCGCACTATAGATGTTAgcaatcttaaaataaatatcattaagGCCATTGCCGAAGGAGGGTTCTCTTGTGTCTACCTAGCTCGAGATGCTGTACACATGTCAAAGCAATATGCTTTGAAGCACATGATATGCAATGACGAAGAATCACTTGGATTGGTAAAGAAGGAGATATCTGTGATGAAGATGCTGGCAGGACATCCCAATGTTGTCACACTTCATGCACATGCCATCGTTGATATGGGTAGGACGAAAGAAGCATTCGTTGTGATGGAATTTTGTGAGAGGTCTCTGGTTAATGTGCTGGAGAGCCGAGGAGCTGGTTATTTTGATGAGAAACAGGTTCTTTTGATCTTCAGGGATGTGTGTAATGCAGTTCTTGCCATGCACTGCCAGTCCCCACCTATTGCACACCG AGACTTGAAAGCAGAGAATCTTTTATTAGGTTCAGATGGCTTATGGAAGTTATGTGATTTTGGAAGCACTTCCACCAATCACAAACGTTTTGAGAAGCCAGAAGAAATGGGGATTGAGGAAGACAATATCAGGAAGTACACAACCCCTGCCTACAGGGCCCCCGAG ATGTGGGATCTGTTCCTGAGAGAAGTCATTAATGAGAAGGTGGACATATGG GCACTTGGATGTCTCCTTTTTCGCATATGCTACTTCAAAAGTGCTTTTGATGGGGAATCAAAGCTCCAAGTCTTAAATGGAAACTACCGCATTCCCGAATTACCAAAATACACTTCACCTGTCACGGACTTGATAAGAGAAATGCTCCAAGCTAGACCAGATGACAGACCAGATATCACGCAG GTCTGGTTTCGTGTTAATGAGCAACTACCTATTAATTTACAGAAGTCGTTACCTGACAGACCACCTGAATCGCCCTCATCTAACAATCATGAAG GTGTGTCAATGCCCTCAAACAGATCACCTCCAATGCCTCGTAGGAACCCACCTCCTCCACCTTCATCTGGAGAACCCAAAACTTCACCACAACCACCCCCTGCTTCTAGGGGAGGGGGAAGTGGGGGTGCACTTGGTGCTTTCTGGTCCACTCAGCATGCAAAGGAATCACTTGTTGCTGAGGATAAGAGTAAACCAATTTTTGATGAAGAACCATCTAGCCACCATATTTCACCGAAACATGATAGGATTCTTCCTGAAAACGAACAGTTACCCAAAAATGTTGGTCCTAACAAAGTGGTTAACACACAAACTCATACCGTGAAAAGCAGTACACATGGAAAATTACACAAGCCTGATACTGTACCCTCCAaggattttgaaataaatttgtttaaggATAAAGATCGCGTACGTGAGAGTACAACTAACTTTCAAAACCAGGCTTTTAACACTTTTGTTGCTGAATTTGATACTACTAAGCTCAACTCTGGACTTAGTAACAAACCCGAAAGGGAACAAGCATTAGAGGCTGAGGTGGAGAAACTCAAAGAGCAGCTGAAGGAAGCTAACTTGGAAAAAGCTGAAATAACATCAAAGTATGAAAAGCTTTCTGCTATCTGCCGATCACAAAGGCAAGAACTGCAGGATCTGAAGCAAGCACTCACAGCTAGGACTCCTTCGCCAAGTAGAGATGGTTTGAAAACCTCTCCTGCAGTTACATCATCTGCATCTGCATCTGCATCTGCG AATAAGTCATGGCATGCTTTTCCAGAGGAACCTCAACAACAAAAGTCCTTCTCAGCCGAAAATACCTCCAAATCCGTCAGGGTGAAAAATGGTCAGCAGAACAAGCAACCTGTTGCACTAGCTACTGATTTTGATTCATGGGGTTTTGGATCAGATAGCTTCAGTGCTGTACCTGCTGGCAGCCCACACATGCAAAGACCTAGCAGTGCAGGAACAAAGTCTCAGGCTTTTGGTGAGGCAAACAAGTCAACTTCTCAACCAGCTGGATGGGCTGGTTTTTAA
- the LOC114387793 gene encoding probable serine/threonine-protein kinase DDB_G0280111 isoform X2 produces the protein MWRFKPFSHKEQTGLEGRTIDVSNLKINIIKAIAEGGFSCVYLARDAVHMSKQYALKHMICNDEESLGLVKKEISVMKMLAGHPNVVTLHAHAIVDMGRTKEAFVVMEFCERSLVNVLESRGAGYFDEKQVLLIFRDVCNAVLAMHCQSPPIAHRDLKAENLLLGSDGLWKLCDFGSTSTNHKRFEKPEEMGIEEDNIRKYTTPAYRAPEMWDLFLREVINEKVDIWALGCLLFRICYFKSAFDGESKLQVLNGNYRIPELPKYTSPVTDLIREMLQARPDDRPDITQVWFRVNEQLPINLQKSLPDRPPESPSSNNHEGVSMPSNRSPPMPRRNPPPPPSSGEPKTSPQPPPASRGGGSGGALGAFWSTQHAKESLVAEDKSKPIFDEEPSSHHISPKHDRILPENEQLPKNVGPNKVVNTQTHTVKSSTHGKLHKPDTVPSKDFEINLFKDKDRVRESTTNFQNQAFNTFVAEFDTTKLNSGLSNKPEREQALEAEVEKLKEQLKEANLEKAEITSKYEKLSAICRSQRQELQDLKQALTARTPSPSRDGLKTSPAVTSSASASANKSWHAFPEEPQQQKSFSAENTSKSVRVKNGQQNKQPVALATDFDSWGFGSDSFSAVPAGSPHMQRPSSAGTKSQAFGEANKSTSQPAGWAGF, from the exons ATGTGGAGATTTAAGCCATTCAGTCACAAAGAACAGACTGGTCTTGAAGGCCGCACTATAGATGTTAgcaatcttaaaataaatatcattaagGCCATTGCCGAAGGAGGGTTCTCTTGTGTCTACCTAGCTCGAGATGCTGTACACATGTCAAAGCAATATGCTTTGAAGCACATGATATGCAATGACGAAGAATCACTTGGATTGGTAAAGAAGGAGATATCTGTGATGAAGATGCTGGCAGGACATCCCAATGTTGTCACACTTCATGCACATGCCATCGTTGATATGGGTAGGACGAAAGAAGCATTCGTTGTGATGGAATTTTGTGAGAGGTCTCTGGTTAATGTGCTGGAGAGCCGAGGAGCTGGTTATTTTGATGAGAAACAGGTTCTTTTGATCTTCAGGGATGTGTGTAATGCAGTTCTTGCCATGCACTGCCAGTCCCCACCTATTGCACACCG AGACTTGAAAGCAGAGAATCTTTTATTAGGTTCAGATGGCTTATGGAAGTTATGTGATTTTGGAAGCACTTCCACCAATCACAAACGTTTTGAGAAGCCAGAAGAAATGGGGATTGAGGAAGACAATATCAGGAAGTACACAACCCCTGCCTACAGGGCCCCCGAG ATGTGGGATCTGTTCCTGAGAGAAGTCATTAATGAGAAGGTGGACATATGG GCACTTGGATGTCTCCTTTTTCGCATATGCTACTTCAAAAGTGCTTTTGATGGGGAATCAAAGCTCCAAGTCTTAAATGGAAACTACCGCATTCCCGAATTACCAAAATACACTTCACCTGTCACGGACTTGATAAGAGAAATGCTCCAAGCTAGACCAGATGACAGACCAGATATCACGCAG GTCTGGTTTCGTGTTAATGAGCAACTACCTATTAATTTACAGAAGTCGTTACCTGACAGACCACCTGAATCGCCCTCATCTAACAATCATGAAG GTGTGTCAATGCCCTCAAACAGATCACCTCCAATGCCTCGTAGGAACCCACCTCCTCCACCTTCATCTGGAGAACCCAAAACTTCACCACAACCACCCCCTGCTTCTAGGGGAGGGGGAAGTGGGGGTGCACTTGGTGCTTTCTGGTCCACTCAGCATGCAAAGGAATCACTTGTTGCTGAGGATAAGAGTAAACCAATTTTTGATGAAGAACCATCTAGCCACCATATTTCACCGAAACATGATAGGATTCTTCCTGAAAACGAACAGTTACCCAAAAATGTTGGTCCTAACAAAGTGGTTAACACACAAACTCATACCGTGAAAAGCAGTACACATGGAAAATTACACAAGCCTGATACTGTACCCTCCAaggattttgaaataaatttgtttaaggATAAAGATCGCGTACGTGAGAGTACAACTAACTTTCAAAACCAGGCTTTTAACACTTTTGTTGCTGAATTTGATACTACTAAGCTCAACTCTGGACTTAGTAACAAACCCGAAAGGGAACAAGCATTAGAGGCTGAGGTGGAGAAACTCAAAGAGCAGCTGAAGGAAGCTAACTTGGAAAAAGCTGAAATAACATCAAAGTATGAAAAGCTTTCTGCTATCTGCCGATCACAAAGGCAAGAACTGCAGGATCTGAAGCAAGCACTCACAGCTAGGACTCCTTCGCCAAGTAGAGATGGTTTGAAAACCTCTCCTGCAGTTACATCATCTGCATCTGCATCTGC GAATAAGTCATGGCATGCTTTTCCAGAGGAACCTCAACAACAAAAGTCCTTCTCAGCCGAAAATACCTCCAAATCCGTCAGGGTGAAAAATGGTCAGCAGAACAAGCAACCTGTTGCACTAGCTACTGATTTTGATTCATGGGGTTTTGGATCAGATAGCTTCAGTGCTGTACCTGCTGGCAGCCCACACATGCAAAGACCTAGCAGTGCAGGAACAAAGTCTCAGGCTTTTGGTGAGGCAAACAAGTCAACTTCTCAACCAGCTGGATGGGCTGGTTTTTAA